The Pseudomonas azadiae genome includes a window with the following:
- a CDS encoding REP-associated tyrosine transposase, which yields MPDLATSHRLRIGRFSEANRIYLITTNTHERVPIFRDFHLGRLVVWQFRLAQYQGLANSLAWVVMPDHFHWLLELQKGSLGDLMCQVKSKSTRSVNGASGRKGRLWQTSFHDRALRKEDDLVKMARYVVANPLRAGLVERIGDYPLWDAVWV from the coding sequence ATGCCTGATTTAGCCACTTCACACCGCTTGCGTATCGGGCGGTTCAGCGAAGCGAACCGCATCTACCTGATCACCACCAACACCCATGAACGAGTCCCGATATTTCGCGACTTCCATCTGGGCCGCCTAGTAGTCTGGCAATTCAGGCTCGCTCAGTATCAAGGCTTGGCAAACTCCCTGGCCTGGGTGGTTATGCCCGACCATTTCCACTGGTTGCTCGAATTACAAAAAGGTTCGCTGGGGGATTTGATGTGCCAAGTGAAGTCCAAAAGTACTCGAAGCGTGAACGGGGCTTCCGGGCGTAAAGGAAGGCTTTGGCAAACCAGCTTTCATGATCGTGCGCTGCGCAAGGAAGATGACTTGGTAAAGATGGCGAGGTATGTAGTGGCTAATCCTCTGCGAGCGGGTTTGGTAGAGCGAATTGGCGACTATCCTTTGTGGGATGCCGTTTGGGTATAG
- a CDS encoding 2-hydroxy-3-oxopropionate reductase gives MAKIGFIGTGIMGQPMAANLQKAGHQLFLSEHHGKAPQALIEAGAVALANPQQVAQEAEFIIVMVPDTPQVEDVLLRADGVAAGLSPGKVVIDMSSISPTATKAFAEKINETGAQYLDAPVSGGEVGAKAGTLSIMVGGEAQTFERALPLFQAMGKNITLVGGNGDGQTAKVANQIIVALNIQAVAEALLFAAKNGADPAKVREALMGGFASSKILEVHGERMIKGTFDPGFRINLHQKDLNLALAGAKELGINLPNTAGTQQVFSTCTALGGGNWDHSALIKGLEHMANFSIRDK, from the coding sequence ATGGCTAAAATCGGATTCATCGGCACCGGCATCATGGGTCAACCCATGGCCGCCAACCTGCAGAAAGCAGGTCACCAACTGTTCCTGTCCGAGCACCACGGCAAGGCCCCGCAAGCCCTGATCGAGGCGGGCGCGGTGGCCCTGGCCAACCCGCAGCAAGTGGCGCAGGAAGCCGAGTTCATCATCGTGATGGTGCCCGACACGCCACAGGTCGAAGACGTGCTGTTGCGCGCCGACGGCGTCGCCGCCGGCTTGTCGCCAGGCAAGGTGGTGATCGACATGAGTTCGATCTCGCCCACCGCCACCAAGGCGTTTGCCGAAAAGATCAACGAGACCGGCGCGCAGTACCTGGACGCGCCCGTGTCCGGTGGCGAAGTCGGCGCCAAGGCCGGCACCCTGAGCATCATGGTGGGTGGCGAGGCGCAGACCTTTGAGCGCGCCTTGCCGTTGTTCCAGGCCATGGGCAAGAACATCACCTTGGTCGGCGGCAATGGCGACGGCCAGACCGCCAAGGTGGCCAACCAGATCATCGTTGCCTTGAACATCCAGGCGGTGGCCGAAGCGCTGCTGTTCGCCGCGAAGAATGGCGCAGACCCGGCCAAGGTGCGTGAAGCGCTGATGGGTGGTTTTGCGTCGTCGAAAATCCTCGAAGTGCACGGCGAGCGCATGATCAAGGGCACCTTTGATCCGGGCTTTCGCATCAACCTGCACCAGAAGGACCTCAACCTGGCGCTGGCCGGTGCCAAGGAGCTGGGGATCAACCTGCCGAATACCGCCGGTACGCAGCAGGTGTTCAGCACGTGCACGGCATTGGGCGGTGGGAATTGGGACCATTCGGCCTTGATCAAGGGCCTGGAGCATATGGCGAACTTTTCGATTCGCGATAAATAA
- the pyk gene encoding pyruvate kinase produces MTPDKKVKILATLGPATDGIDDIRELVEAGVNIFRLNFSHGDHADHAQRYQWIRQVERQLNYPLGILMDLQGPKLRVGRFAEGKVQLVRGQALRLDLDETPGDQRRVTLPHPEVLKALEPGMDLLLDDGKLRLRVITKHAHAIDTTVLNGGELSDRKGVNVPQALLELSPLTAKDRRDLSFGLELGVDWVALSFVQRPEDIREARKLIGDKAFLMAKIEKPSAVQRLREIAELSDAIMVARGDLGVEVPAESVPQIQKDIIRTCRQLGKPVVVATQMLESMRFSPAPTRAEVTDVANAVAEGADALMLSAETASGEYPLEAVQMMSKIIRQVESGPDYQTQLDVSRPKADATVSDAISCAIRRISSILPVAVLVNYSESGSSSLRAARERPAASILNLTPNLSTARRLSVAWGVHSVVNDRLRQVDEVCSTALEIAQAQGMAQRGDTLVITAGVPFGQPGSTNSLRIETLI; encoded by the coding sequence ATGACGCCTGACAAGAAGGTCAAAATCCTCGCCACCCTGGGCCCCGCCACCGACGGCATCGATGACATCCGCGAGCTGGTGGAAGCCGGGGTCAATATTTTCCGCCTCAATTTCAGCCACGGTGACCACGCCGATCACGCCCAGCGTTACCAATGGATTCGTCAAGTGGAACGCCAGTTGAATTACCCGCTTGGCATCCTCATGGACCTGCAAGGGCCGAAGCTGCGGGTCGGGCGTTTTGCCGAGGGCAAGGTGCAACTGGTGCGCGGCCAGGCCCTGCGCCTGGACCTGGACGAAACACCGGGCGATCAGCGCCGGGTCACCCTGCCCCACCCGGAAGTCCTCAAGGCCCTGGAACCGGGCATGGACCTGTTGCTGGACGACGGCAAGCTGCGCCTGCGGGTCATCACCAAACACGCGCATGCCATCGACACCACGGTGCTGAACGGCGGCGAATTGTCTGACCGCAAAGGCGTGAACGTCCCACAAGCGCTGCTGGAACTCAGCCCGTTGACCGCCAAGGACCGGCGCGACTTGAGCTTCGGCCTGGAACTGGGGGTGGACTGGGTGGCGCTGTCGTTCGTGCAGCGCCCGGAAGACATCCGTGAAGCCCGCAAGTTGATCGGCGACAAGGCCTTCCTGATGGCCAAGATCGAGAAGCCCTCGGCCGTGCAACGCCTGCGGGAAATCGCCGAACTGAGTGACGCAATCATGGTGGCCCGAGGCGACCTGGGCGTGGAAGTGCCCGCCGAAAGCGTGCCGCAGATCCAGAAAGACATCATCCGCACCTGTCGCCAGCTGGGTAAACCGGTGGTGGTGGCCACGCAAATGCTGGAATCCATGCGCTTCTCGCCGGCGCCGACCCGGGCCGAAGTCACGGATGTCGCCAATGCGGTGGCCGAAGGCGCGGATGCGCTGATGCTGTCGGCGGAAACCGCGTCCGGCGAATACCCGCTGGAAGCCGTGCAGATGATGAGCAAGATCATCCGCCAGGTGGAAAGCGGCCCGGACTACCAGACCCAACTGGACGTCAGCCGGCCCAAGGCGGATGCCACGGTGTCGGACGCCATCAGCTGCGCGATCCGCCGTATCAGCAGCATCTTGCCGGTGGCGGTGCTGGTGAACTACAGCGAGTCCGGCAGCTCCAGCCTGCGCGCGGCGCGGGAACGGCCGGCGGCCTCGATCCTCAACCTCACGCCGAACCTGTCCACGGCGCGGCGGTTGAGCGTGGCGTGGGGCGTGCATTCGGTGGTGAACGACAGGCTGCGCCAGGTGGATGAGGTGTGCTCCACGGCGCTGGAGATAGCCCAGGCCCAGGGCATGGCGCAGCGCGGGGACACGTTGGTGATTACGGCCGGGGTGCCGTTCGGGCAGCCGGGGTCGACCAACTCGCTGCGTATCGAGACATTGATCTAG
- a CDS encoding GlcG/HbpS family heme-binding protein: MSALTLKIATQLASQALSAGRTLCTAPLTIAVLDSGGHLITLQREDGASLLRPQIAIGKAWGAIALGKGSRLLALDAQQRPAFIAALNSLGQGSVVPAPGGVLIRDQQGLVLGAVGISGDTSDIDEQCAITAIEGVGLVADAGALA, encoded by the coding sequence ATGAGCGCTTTAACCTTGAAAATTGCCACCCAATTGGCCAGCCAGGCCCTCAGTGCAGGGCGCACCCTGTGCACCGCACCGCTGACGATTGCGGTGCTCGACAGCGGCGGCCACTTGATCACCTTGCAACGGGAAGACGGCGCCAGCCTGCTGCGCCCGCAGATCGCGATCGGCAAGGCCTGGGGCGCGATTGCCCTGGGCAAGGGCTCACGCCTGTTGGCGCTGGATGCGCAACAACGCCCGGCGTTTATCGCGGCGTTGAACAGCCTGGGGCAGGGCAGTGTGGTGCCGGCACCGGGTGGTGTGTTGATTCGGGATCAACAGGGCCTGGTGCTGGGCGCGGTCGGCATCAGCGGGGATACGTCGGATATTGACGAGCAGTGTGCGATTACGGCGATTGAGGGGGTGGGGTTGGTGGCGGATGCGGGGGCGTTGGCTTGA
- a CDS encoding MlaA family lipoprotein: MAKYLLLLAALMCAGVANADNSKAHAPTVIDADGFKEPLSKLKFNPGLDQREFERSSVNALNVYDPLEAWNRRVYHFNYRFDQWVFLPVVDGYRYVTPSFLRTGVSNFFNNLGDVPNLLNSLLQLKGHRSLETTGRLLVNTTIGIAGLWDPATAMGLPRQSEDFGQTLGFYGVPGGAYLVLPVFGPSNVRDTGGLLVDYTAESQINFLNVAEVSSNHPEIWALRAVDKRYQTSFRYGQMNSPFEYEKVRYIYSESRKLQIAE, translated from the coding sequence GTGGCTAAATATCTTCTGCTGCTTGCCGCCTTGATGTGTGCAGGCGTGGCCAATGCCGACAACAGCAAGGCTCACGCGCCAACGGTGATCGACGCCGACGGTTTCAAGGAGCCGTTGAGCAAACTCAAATTCAACCCGGGCCTGGACCAGCGTGAATTCGAGCGTTCATCGGTCAACGCACTCAACGTCTACGACCCACTGGAAGCGTGGAACCGTCGCGTGTACCACTTCAACTACCGCTTCGACCAATGGGTATTCCTGCCGGTGGTCGACGGTTACCGCTATGTCACGCCCAGCTTCCTGCGCACCGGCGTGAGCAATTTCTTCAACAACCTGGGCGATGTGCCCAACCTGTTGAACAGCTTGCTGCAACTCAAGGGCCACCGTTCCCTGGAAACCACCGGCCGCCTGCTGGTCAATACCACCATCGGCATCGCCGGCCTGTGGGACCCGGCCACCGCCATGGGCCTGCCACGCCAGAGCGAAGACTTCGGCCAGACCCTGGGCTTCTACGGCGTGCCGGGCGGCGCGTACCTGGTACTGCCGGTCTTCGGCCCGTCGAACGTACGTGACACCGGCGGCTTGCTGGTCGACTACACCGCTGAATCGCAGATCAACTTCCTCAACGTCGCCGAAGTCAGTTCCAACCACCCGGAAATCTGGGCGTTGCGCGCGGTCGACAAGCGCTACCAGACCAGCTTCCGGTATGGGCAGATGAACTCGCCGTTTGAGTATGAGAAGGTGCGTTACATCTATTCGGAGTCACGCAAGTTGCAGATTGCCGAATAA
- a CDS encoding serine/threonine protein kinase: MLRSLRCAALLGSLFLSASALAVDIDQASYGYPLTNPFEATIATTPPDLRPKLPSDDEINQSDYTLNMRPEREFSLPDNFWAVKKLTYRIAKQDRAAPLIFLIAGTGARFDSSINEYLKKLYYQAGYHVVQLSSPTSFDFIASASRFATPGISQEDAEDMYRVMQAVRAQNASLPVTDFYLTGYSLGALDAAFVSKLDETRRSFNFKKVLLLNPPVNLYTSITNLDKLVQTEVKGINNTTTFYELVLNKLTRYFQQKGYIDLNDALLYDFQQSKQHLTNEQMAMLIGTSFRFSAADIAFTSDLINRRGLIIPPKYPITEGTSLTPFLKRALQCDFDCYLTEQVIPMWRARTDGGSLLQLVDQVSLYALKDYLHDSPKIAVMHNADDVILGPGDLGFLRKTFGDRLTVYPLGGHCGNLNYRVNADAMLEFFRG, encoded by the coding sequence ATGCTCCGTTCCTTGCGCTGTGCTGCCTTACTGGGCAGCCTTTTTCTGAGTGCGTCAGCACTGGCCGTCGATATCGACCAAGCCAGCTATGGCTACCCTTTGACCAACCCGTTTGAGGCGACCATCGCCACCACCCCGCCAGACCTTAGGCCGAAACTGCCGAGCGATGACGAGATCAATCAGTCCGACTACACCCTGAACATGCGCCCCGAGCGCGAATTCAGCCTGCCGGACAACTTCTGGGCGGTGAAGAAACTCACCTACCGCATCGCCAAGCAGGATCGCGCCGCGCCGCTGATCTTCCTCATTGCGGGCACCGGTGCGCGCTTCGACAGCAGCATCAACGAATACCTGAAAAAACTCTATTACCAGGCCGGCTACCATGTGGTGCAGCTGTCCTCGCCCACCAGCTTTGACTTCATCGCTTCGGCTTCGCGCTTCGCCACCCCAGGCATCAGCCAGGAAGACGCCGAAGACATGTACCGCGTGATGCAAGCCGTGCGCGCGCAGAACGCGTCGTTGCCGGTGACCGACTTCTACCTGACCGGCTACAGCCTGGGCGCCCTGGATGCGGCCTTTGTCAGCAAGCTCGACGAGACCCGTCGCAGCTTCAACTTCAAGAAAGTGCTGCTGCTGAACCCGCCGGTCAACCTCTACACCTCAATCACCAACCTCGACAAGCTGGTGCAGACCGAGGTCAAGGGCATCAACAACACCACCACATTCTATGAGCTGGTGCTGAACAAGCTGACCCGTTACTTCCAGCAGAAGGGCTACATCGACCTTAACGACGCCCTGCTCTACGACTTCCAGCAATCCAAGCAGCACCTGACCAACGAACAGATGGCCATGCTGATCGGCACTTCGTTCCGCTTCTCGGCGGCCGACATCGCCTTTACCTCGGACCTGATCAACCGCCGCGGCCTGATCATTCCGCCAAAGTACCCGATCACCGAAGGTACCAGCCTCACGCCGTTCCTCAAGCGGGCGCTGCAATGCGATTTCGACTGCTACCTCACCGAACAAGTGATCCCGATGTGGCGCGCACGCACCGACGGCGGCAGCCTGTTGCAACTGGTGGACCAGGTCAGCCTGTACGCGCTCAAGGATTACCTGCACGACAGCCCGAAAATCGCAGTCATGCACAACGCCGACGACGTGATCCTGGGCCCGGGCGACCTCGGTTTCCTGCGTAAAACCTTCGGCGATCGCTTGACCGTCTACCCGCTGGGCGGCCACTGCGGCAACCTTAATTACCGCGTCAACGCCGACGCCATGCTGGAGTTCTTCCGTGGCTAA
- a CDS encoding DUF808 domain-containing protein yields MAGSSLLVLIDDIAAVLDDVALMTKMAAKKTSGVLGDDLALNAQQVSGVRAEREIPVVWAVAKGSFLNKLILVPTALLISAFAPWAVTPLLMLGGAYLCFEGFEKLAHRFLHSKAEDQAEHTHLVQAVADPATDLVAFEKDKIKGAIRTDFILSAEIIAITLGIVADAQLTQQVIVLSGIAIVMTVGVYGLVAGIVKLDDLGLWLTQKPGRVARGIGGGILWAAPYMMKSLSVIGTAAMFMVGGGILTHGVPVVHHWIETVSQSAGAMAWLVPTLLNAVAGIIAGAVVLLGVVVVSKAWRAIKG; encoded by the coding sequence ATGGCAGGAAGCAGTTTGTTAGTGTTGATCGACGATATCGCCGCGGTACTCGATGACGTCGCCCTGATGACAAAAATGGCCGCAAAAAAAACCTCCGGCGTGCTGGGCGACGACCTGGCGCTCAATGCCCAGCAGGTCAGCGGCGTGCGCGCCGAGCGGGAAATTCCCGTGGTGTGGGCGGTGGCGAAGGGCTCATTCCTCAATAAGCTGATCCTGGTGCCGACGGCATTGCTGATCAGCGCCTTTGCTCCCTGGGCGGTGACGCCACTGTTGATGCTCGGCGGCGCCTACCTGTGCTTCGAGGGCTTCGAAAAGCTGGCCCACAGGTTTCTGCACAGCAAGGCCGAAGACCAGGCCGAACACACGCACTTGGTTCAAGCCGTGGCTGACCCGGCGACCGATCTGGTGGCGTTCGAAAAAGACAAGATCAAGGGCGCGATCCGCACCGACTTCATCCTCTCCGCCGAAATCATTGCTATCACCCTTGGCATCGTGGCCGATGCGCAATTGACGCAGCAGGTGATCGTGCTGTCGGGCATCGCCATCGTGATGACCGTGGGCGTTTACGGATTGGTCGCGGGTATCGTCAAGCTGGATGACCTGGGCCTGTGGCTCACCCAGAAGCCTGGCCGCGTGGCGCGCGGTATCGGCGGCGGTATCCTGTGGGCGGCGCCGTACATGATGAAGAGCCTGTCGGTGATCGGCACGGCGGCAATGTTCATGGTGGGTGGCGGCATTCTTACCCATGGCGTGCCGGTGGTGCATCACTGGATTGAAACGGTGAGCCAGAGCGCGGGTGCGATGGCGTGGTTGGTACCGACGTTGCTCAATGCGGTGGCGGGGATTATTGCCGGGGCTGTCGTGTTGCTGGGCGTGGTGGTTGTGAGCAAAGCCTGGCGGGCGATCAAAGGCTGA
- a CDS encoding glycerate kinase type-2 family protein — translation MSVDPQHLLRELFATAIDAAHPRHVLEPYLPADRSGRVIVIGAGKAAAAMAAVVENCWQGEVTGLVVTRYGHGAPCKKIEVVEAAHPVPDAAGLAVAQRVLGLISNLSEDDRVIFLLSGGGSALLALPAEGITLADKQTLNKALLKSGATIGEMNCVRKHLSAIKGGRLAKAAWPATVYTYAISDVPGDQATVIASGPTVGDPSTSQQALAILKRYHIDAPASVRSWLHDPASETVKPGDPVLARSHFQLIARPQQSLEAVAVKIRQACFSPLILGDLEGEARDVAKVHAGIARQIVQHGQPLAAPCVILSGGETTVTVRGNGRGGRNAEFLLSLTESLKGLPGVYALAGDTDGIDGSEDNAGAIMTPCSYARAEALGLSASDELDNNNGYGYFAALDALIITEPTRTNVNDFRAILILETAQHDA, via the coding sequence ATGTCGGTCGATCCGCAACACCTGCTTCGCGAGCTGTTTGCCACAGCCATCGACGCCGCCCATCCCCGGCACGTCCTGGAACCCTATCTGCCCGCCGACCGCAGCGGACGCGTGATTGTGATCGGTGCCGGCAAGGCCGCCGCCGCCATGGCCGCTGTCGTCGAGAACTGCTGGCAGGGCGAAGTCACCGGCCTGGTCGTCACCCGTTACGGGCACGGTGCGCCATGCAAGAAAATCGAAGTGGTCGAAGCCGCCCACCCGGTGCCGGACGCCGCCGGCCTGGCCGTGGCCCAGCGCGTGCTGGGATTGATCAGCAACCTCAGCGAAGACGACCGGGTGATTTTCCTGCTGTCCGGCGGCGGCTCCGCTTTGTTGGCCCTGCCCGCCGAAGGCATCACCCTGGCCGACAAGCAAACCCTCAATAAAGCCCTGCTCAAGTCCGGCGCGACCATTGGCGAGATGAATTGCGTGCGCAAGCACCTCTCGGCCATCAAGGGCGGCCGACTGGCCAAGGCAGCATGGCCGGCGACGGTCTACACCTACGCGATTTCCGATGTGCCGGGCGACCAGGCCACGGTGATTGCCTCCGGCCCCACCGTCGGCGACCCCAGCACCTCGCAACAGGCCCTGGCGATCCTCAAGCGCTATCACATCGACGCCCCCGCCTCCGTGCGCAGTTGGTTGCACGACCCGGCGTCGGAAACCGTCAAGCCCGGCGACCCGGTGCTCGCCCGCAGCCATTTCCAGTTGATCGCCCGCCCACAGCAGTCCCTGGAAGCGGTGGCGGTAAAAATACGCCAGGCCTGTTTCAGCCCATTGATCCTTGGGGACCTGGAGGGCGAAGCGCGGGACGTGGCCAAGGTGCACGCCGGGATTGCCCGGCAGATCGTGCAGCATGGCCAACCATTGGCGGCGCCGTGCGTGATCCTGTCCGGCGGTGAAACCACCGTCACCGTGCGCGGCAACGGCCGTGGCGGGCGCAATGCGGAGTTCTTGCTGAGCCTCACCGAGAGCCTCAAGGGCCTGCCCGGCGTGTACGCCCTGGCCGGCGATACCGACGGCATCGACGGATCGGAAGACAACGCCGGCGCGATCATGACCCCCTGCAGTTATGCGCGCGCCGAAGCCCTCGGCCTATCGGCCAGCGATGAGTTGGATAACAACAACGGCTACGGTTATTTCGCCGCCCTCGACGCTTTGATCATCACCGAGCCGACGCGCACCAACGTCAATGACTTTCGCGCCATCCTGATTCTTGAGACTGCCCAACATGACGCCTGA
- a CDS encoding TetR/AcrR family transcriptional regulator: MSTIRERNKQKILRAASEEFAEKGFAATKTSDIAAKAGLPKPNVYYYFKSKDNLYREVLESIIEPILAASTPFNRDGEPKDVLSNYIRSKIRISRDLPFASKVFASEIMHGAPHLSADQVEQLNAQAKHNIDCIQHWVDRGLIAAIDPNHLMFSIWAATQTYADFDWQISAVTGKAKLDEADYEAAAQTIIRLVLKGCEPD, translated from the coding sequence ATGAGCACCATTCGCGAGCGCAACAAACAAAAGATCCTGCGGGCGGCCAGCGAGGAGTTTGCCGAGAAGGGCTTCGCCGCGACCAAAACCAGCGACATTGCCGCCAAGGCCGGGTTGCCCAAGCCCAACGTCTACTATTACTTCAAATCCAAGGACAACCTCTACCGCGAGGTGCTCGAAAGCATCATCGAGCCGATCCTGGCTGCCTCCACACCGTTCAACCGCGACGGCGAGCCCAAGGACGTATTGAGCAACTACATCCGCTCGAAAATCCGCATCTCCCGCGACCTGCCCTTCGCCTCCAAGGTCTTCGCCAGCGAAATCATGCACGGCGCCCCCCACCTGAGCGCTGATCAGGTCGAGCAATTGAATGCCCAGGCCAAGCACAATATCGATTGCATCCAGCACTGGGTAGACCGCGGCCTGATCGCGGCGATCGACCCCAACCACCTGATGTTCAGCATCTGGGCGGCGACGCAGACGTACGCGGATTTTGACTGGCAGATCTCGGCGGTGACCGGCAAGGCCAAGCTCGATGAGGCGGATTATGAGGCGGCGGCGCAGACGATTATTCGGTTGGTGCTCAAGGGGTGTGAGCCGGATTGA
- the gcl gene encoding glyoxylate carboligase → MSKMRAIEAAVLVMRREGVDTAFGIPGAAINPLYSALQKVGGIDHVLARHVEGASHMAEGYTRTKAGNIGVCIGTSGPAGTDMVTGLYSASADSIPILCITGQAPRARMHKEDFQAVDITSIVKPVTKWATTVLEPGQVPYAFQKAFFEMRSGRPGPVLIDLPFDVQMAEIEFDIDAYQPLPLAKPLATRIQVEKALAMLDQAERPLLVSGGGVINADASELLVEFAELTGIPVIPTLMGWGTIPDDHPQMVGMVGLQTSHRYGNATMLKSDVVLGIGNRWANRHTGSVEVYTEGRKFIHVDIEPTQIGRVFTPDLGIVSDAGAALTMFIEVAREWKAAGKLKDRSPWLNDCQQRKATLHRKTHFDNVPVKPQRVYEEMNQVFGKDTCYVSTIGLSQIAGAQFLHVYKPRHWINCGQAGPLGWTIPAALGVVKADPSRQVVALSGDYDFQFMIEELAVGAQFKLPYIHVVVNNSYLGLIRQAQRGFEMDYCVQLSFDNLNAPELNGYGVDHVAVAEGLGCKALRVFEPGEIQPALRKAQEMIKEFKVPVIVEIILERVTNISMGTEINAVNEFEDLALVGNDAPTAISLLD, encoded by the coding sequence ATGAGCAAAATGAGAGCAATCGAAGCCGCCGTCCTGGTGATGCGCCGTGAAGGCGTGGACACCGCCTTCGGCATCCCAGGCGCCGCGATCAACCCGCTGTACTCGGCCTTGCAGAAGGTGGGTGGCATCGATCACGTCCTTGCTCGCCACGTTGAAGGCGCCTCCCACATGGCCGAGGGTTACACCCGCACCAAGGCCGGCAATATCGGCGTGTGCATCGGTACCTCGGGCCCGGCGGGCACCGACATGGTCACCGGCCTGTACAGCGCCTCGGCCGACTCCATCCCGATCCTGTGCATCACCGGGCAAGCACCCCGCGCCCGTATGCACAAGGAAGACTTCCAGGCCGTGGATATCACCAGCATCGTCAAGCCGGTGACCAAGTGGGCGACCACCGTCCTGGAACCTGGCCAGGTGCCCTACGCGTTCCAAAAAGCTTTCTTTGAGATGCGCTCCGGCCGCCCAGGCCCGGTGTTGATCGACCTGCCGTTCGACGTGCAGATGGCCGAGATCGAATTCGACATCGACGCCTACCAGCCGCTGCCCCTGGCCAAGCCACTGGCAACGCGGATCCAGGTGGAAAAAGCCCTGGCGATGCTGGACCAGGCCGAGCGCCCACTGCTGGTCAGCGGCGGCGGCGTCATCAACGCCGACGCCAGCGAACTGCTGGTTGAATTCGCTGAATTGACCGGTATCCCGGTGATCCCGACCCTGATGGGCTGGGGCACCATCCCCGACGATCACCCGCAGATGGTCGGCATGGTCGGCCTGCAGACCTCGCACCGCTATGGCAACGCGACGATGCTCAAGTCGGACGTGGTGCTGGGCATCGGTAACCGCTGGGCCAACCGCCACACCGGTTCGGTCGAGGTTTACACCGAGGGCCGTAAATTCATCCACGTCGACATCGAGCCGACCCAGATCGGCCGCGTATTCACACCCGACCTGGGCATCGTTTCCGACGCCGGCGCCGCGCTGACGATGTTCATTGAAGTGGCCCGCGAGTGGAAAGCCGCTGGCAAGCTCAAGGACCGCAGTCCCTGGCTCAACGACTGCCAGCAGCGCAAGGCCACCCTGCACCGCAAGACACACTTCGACAACGTGCCGGTCAAGCCGCAACGGGTCTACGAAGAGATGAACCAGGTGTTCGGCAAGGACACCTGCTACGTCAGCACCATCGGCCTGTCGCAGATTGCCGGCGCGCAGTTCCTGCATGTGTACAAGCCACGTCACTGGATCAACTGCGGCCAGGCCGGCCCACTGGGCTGGACCATCCCGGCGGCCCTCGGCGTGGTCAAGGCCGACCCGAGCCGCCAGGTGGTGGCGCTGTCCGGCGACTATGATTTCCAGTTCATGATCGAAGAGCTGGCGGTGGGCGCGCAGTTCAAGCTGCCGTACATCCATGTGGTGGTGAACAATTCCTACCTGGGACTGATCCGCCAGGCCCAGCGCGGGTTTGAAATGGACTACTGCGTGCAGCTGTCCTTCGACAACCTCAACGCGCCAGAACTCAACGGTTACGGCGTCGACCACGTGGCCGTCGCCGAAGGCCTGGGCTGCAAGGCGTTGCGGGTGTTCGAGCCAGGCGAGATCCAGCCGGCGCTGCGCAAGGCCCAGGAAATGATCAAGGAATTCAAGGTTCCCGTGATCGTTGAGATTATTCTGGAGCGCGTGACCAATATTTCCATGGGCACCGAGATCAACGCCGTCAACGAATTCGAAGATCTGGCACTGGTCGGCAACGATGCGCCCACTGCCATTTCCCTGCTCGATTAA
- the hyi gene encoding hydroxypyruvate isomerase — MPRFAANLSMLFTEQDFPARFKAAADAGFEGVEYLFPYEFSSADIKAQLDAHGLTQVLFNLPAGDWAKGERGLACHPDRVEEFRAGVKLAIAYAQVLGNTQINCLAGIRPQGIDDEILEKTFVANLKYAADKLQAAGIKLVMEAINTRDIPGFYLNNTAQALAIREQVGSANLFLQYDIYHMQIMEGDLARTMAAHLGEINHIQLADNPGRNEPGTGEINYRFLFEHLDRIGYTGWVGCEYKPLTTTEAGLGWLKTHVGAGLLANAV, encoded by the coding sequence ATGCCGCGTTTCGCCGCCAACCTGTCCATGCTGTTTACCGAACAGGACTTCCCGGCTCGCTTCAAAGCCGCTGCCGATGCCGGCTTCGAAGGCGTCGAGTACCTTTTCCCCTATGAATTCAGCTCTGCCGACATCAAGGCGCAACTCGACGCCCATGGCCTGACCCAGGTGCTGTTCAACCTGCCGGCCGGCGACTGGGCCAAGGGCGAACGCGGCCTGGCGTGCCACCCGGACCGGGTCGAGGAATTCCGCGCAGGGGTCAAGCTGGCCATCGCCTACGCCCAGGTGCTGGGCAACACCCAGATCAACTGCCTGGCGGGTATCCGGCCACAGGGTATTGATGACGAAATCCTGGAAAAAACCTTTGTCGCCAACCTCAAATATGCCGCCGACAAGCTGCAAGCGGCGGGCATCAAGCTGGTGATGGAAGCGATCAATACGCGCGACATCCCGGGTTTTTACCTCAACAACACGGCGCAAGCCCTGGCGATTCGCGAGCAGGTGGGCAGCGCCAACCTGTTCCTGCAATACGACATCTATCACATGCAAATCATGGAAGGCGACCTGGCCCGCACCATGGCCGCGCACCTGGGTGAGATCAACCACATCCAGCTGGCGGACAACCCAGGGCGCAACGAGCCGGGCACTGGCGAGATCAACTATCGGTTTCTGTTCGAACACCTGGACCGCATTGGGTACACGGGTTGGGTCGGCTGTGAGTACAAGCCGTTGACCACTACCGAAGCGGGTTTGGGTTGGCTAAAAACTCATGTGGGAGCGGGCTTGCTCGCGAATGCAGTCTGA